Proteins encoded in a region of the Streptomyces sp. NBC_00310 genome:
- a CDS encoding YfjP family GTPase — protein sequence MTAVTDHTDQTGDDVPEKGEDTKGEKNVDRKKGDVGGGGHLGRGASGAFGETRPGKPDGGPSESAEDKRTEKTEEPEESEGRDRTVGPTSRDERPRGENHVHARVPDRSGGGAPGAGGTFGDASGRTESGDPWDDGLIARRATETSAVERVPAVENRTPVAQAVVPLAYDGHLRSRLDALRELVGLSRTRLESATLAEAGRVLDEAAARRRLSGQHTVVAIAGATGSGKSMLFNALAGVTISETGVRRPTTAAPIACSWSDGAASLIDRLGIPGRLRRRPLQSPEAEAQLRGLVLVDLPDHDSAAVQHREQVDRILALVDAVIWVVDPEKYADAMLHERYLRPLAGHAEVMFVVLNQVDRLPGEAAHQVLDDLRRLLDEDGIALGEHGEPGAAVLALSALTGDGVEELRDALEQFVAERGAPARRVRADLDAAAARLWPVYAHQRRAGLSERARDEFAARLADAVGATAAGEAAERVWLRNAGRACGTPWLRLWRWYQDRSEPPTGRLALTAPVDEEATARQRVEQAVRTLSERAATGLPAPWAQAVREAAVRGAQGLPEALDELAMRVGAPTGRPPRPGWWPAAVLAQASMTLLQVVGGLWLLGQIIGFMAPNLGVPVLLMVIGIVGGPAVEWGCGLAARGPARRYGSEAERRLREAAAGCGRARVLDPVAAELLRYQEVREQYGRVMGAAPVR from the coding sequence GTGACCGCCGTCACTGACCACACGGATCAGACCGGAGACGACGTTCCCGAGAAGGGTGAGGACACGAAAGGCGAGAAGAACGTCGACAGGAAGAAGGGTGACGTTGGTGGGGGCGGCCACCTGGGGAGGGGTGCTTCCGGCGCTTTCGGGGAAACGCGCCCGGGGAAGCCGGACGGAGGTCCGTCCGAGAGCGCCGAGGACAAGCGGACCGAGAAGACCGAAGAGCCCGAAGAGAGCGAGGGGCGGGACAGGACCGTCGGCCCAACGAGCCGCGACGAGCGTCCGAGGGGCGAGAACCACGTCCACGCGCGCGTGCCCGACCGTTCCGGCGGCGGCGCGCCCGGTGCGGGGGGCACGTTCGGCGACGCGTCCGGTCGTACGGAGTCCGGCGACCCCTGGGACGACGGGCTCATCGCCCGGCGGGCCACCGAGACGAGTGCCGTCGAGCGGGTTCCGGCCGTGGAGAACCGGACTCCGGTCGCGCAGGCGGTCGTCCCGCTCGCGTACGACGGGCACCTGAGGTCGCGGCTCGACGCGCTGCGGGAGCTGGTGGGACTGTCCCGTACGCGGTTGGAGAGCGCGACGCTGGCGGAGGCGGGACGGGTGCTGGACGAGGCGGCGGCGCGACGCAGGCTGTCGGGGCAGCACACGGTCGTCGCGATCGCGGGCGCCACCGGCAGCGGCAAGTCGATGCTGTTCAACGCGCTCGCGGGGGTGACGATCTCGGAGACGGGCGTACGCCGGCCCACCACGGCCGCGCCCATCGCGTGCAGTTGGAGCGACGGCGCGGCGAGCCTCATCGACCGGCTGGGCATCCCGGGACGGCTGCGGCGGCGGCCCCTGCAGAGCCCGGAGGCGGAGGCCCAGCTGCGCGGCCTCGTCCTGGTGGATCTGCCCGACCACGATTCGGCTGCGGTGCAGCACCGGGAGCAGGTCGACCGGATCCTGGCACTGGTGGACGCGGTCATCTGGGTCGTCGACCCGGAGAAGTACGCCGACGCGATGCTCCACGAGCGCTATCTGCGGCCCCTGGCCGGTCACGCGGAGGTCATGTTCGTCGTCCTCAACCAGGTGGACCGGCTCCCCGGGGAGGCCGCCCACCAGGTGCTCGACGATCTGCGGCGGCTGCTCGACGAGGACGGGATCGCGCTGGGGGAGCACGGCGAACCGGGCGCCGCCGTGCTCGCGCTGTCCGCGCTCACCGGGGACGGGGTGGAAGAACTGCGCGACGCGCTGGAGCAGTTCGTGGCCGAGCGGGGCGCGCCTGCCCGCCGGGTCCGCGCCGATCTGGACGCGGCGGCCGCGCGGCTGTGGCCGGTGTACGCGCATCAGCGACGGGCGGGGCTCAGCGAACGGGCCCGGGACGAGTTCGCCGCGCGGCTCGCGGACGCCGTCGGCGCGACCGCGGCGGGCGAGGCCGCCGAGCGCGTCTGGCTGCGCAACGCGGGCCGCGCGTGCGGTACGCCCTGGCTACGGCTGTGGCGGTGGTACCAGGACCGGAGCGAACCCCCGACGGGACGGCTCGCCCTGACGGCGCCCGTGGACGAGGAGGCCACTGCCCGACAGCGCGTCGAGCAGGCCGTACGTACGTTGTCGGAGCGCGCCGCGACGGGGTTGCCCGCGCCCTGGGCCCAGGCGGTGCGCGAGGCGGCGGTACGCGGGGCGCAGGGGCTGCCCGAGGCGCTGGACGAGCTGGCGATGCGGGTCGGGGCACCGACGGGGCGGCCGCCGCGGCCGGGGTGGTGGCCGGCCGCGGTGCTCGCGCAGGCGTCCATGACCCTCCTCCAAGTCGTGGGAGGGCTGTGGCTGTTGGGGCAGATCATCGGCTTCATGGCACCGAATCTCGGGGTGCCGGTGCTGCTGATGGTGATCGGCATCGTCGGCGGCCCGGCCGTCGAGTGGGGCTGCGGACTGGCGGCACGCGGTCCGGCGCGGCGATACGGCTCCGAGGCGGAACGGCGGCTGAGGGAAGCCGCCGCGGGGTGCGGCCGGGCGCGGGTGCTGGATCCGGTGGCCGCCGAACTGCTGCGGTATCAGGAGGTGCGGGAGCAGTACGGGCGGGTGATGGGGGCGGCGCCGGTGAGGTGA
- a CDS encoding dynamin family protein produces MLQKVHKIGHSSHVVTLDVRPQLLDALSALRDRVAAARFPLPLAGAPRARANRDELLAQLDDYLVPRLRQPEAPLLAVVGGSTGAGKSTLVNSLVGRKVSEAGVLRPTTRTPVLICHPEDHHWFSGMRVLPHLTRAWRPQREPGQDPGDDAFPPNRDGGKDGERVLRVETADSLPPGLALLDAPDVDSLDADNRVLAAELICAADIWVMVTTASRYADAVPWHLLRSAKEHRATLVTVLDRVPHQVVSEVSRQYAALLTKAGLGDVPRFTVPELPESAWGGGLLPGTAVAPLRTWLVQQATDQGARHQAMARTAHGVLDSLRSRMPELASAAAQQYSAALRLTAAVDTAYDSEHARVKGRLQSGAVLAGDALKRWRSYPLDCTPGELLDALVESLGTLVLCAVTAADERIGEAWGREPAAVAAGLTERDATREGVEHRIGMTVRRWRRVLEEYAEEEVRDLDRSVAPDVEVVAALGATALLGGRRARSAGEGLAERIGAHGALRLRDRGGRLLTEYLDRALDAERDRHLAPLDALDVHPGPQAELIAALSVLQKER; encoded by the coding sequence ATGCTTCAGAAAGTCCACAAAATTGGGCATTCTTCGCATGTGGTGACCTTGGACGTACGGCCTCAGTTGCTAGACGCGCTCTCCGCCCTGCGCGACCGTGTCGCCGCCGCGCGCTTTCCGCTGCCCCTGGCAGGGGCCCCGCGCGCGCGTGCCAACCGCGACGAACTGCTCGCACAACTCGACGACTACTTGGTGCCCCGGTTGCGACAACCCGAAGCGCCGTTGCTCGCCGTTGTCGGGGGGTCGACCGGCGCCGGCAAGTCCACTCTCGTCAACTCCCTGGTGGGGCGGAAGGTCAGCGAGGCCGGTGTGCTGCGGCCGACGACCCGTACGCCCGTACTGATCTGCCATCCCGAGGACCACCACTGGTTCAGCGGTATGCGCGTGCTGCCCCACCTCACCCGCGCGTGGCGGCCTCAGCGGGAGCCCGGTCAGGATCCGGGCGACGACGCGTTTCCACCGAACAGGGACGGCGGCAAGGACGGCGAGCGCGTCCTGCGCGTCGAGACCGCCGACAGCCTCCCGCCCGGTCTCGCCCTCCTCGACGCGCCCGACGTCGACTCCCTGGACGCCGACAACCGCGTACTCGCCGCCGAACTCATCTGCGCCGCCGACATCTGGGTGATGGTCACCACGGCATCCCGCTACGCCGACGCCGTGCCCTGGCATCTGCTGCGGTCCGCGAAGGAGCACCGGGCGACCCTGGTCACCGTGCTCGACCGGGTGCCCCACCAGGTGGTCTCCGAGGTCTCCCGGCAGTACGCGGCGCTGCTGACCAAGGCCGGGCTCGGCGACGTACCCCGGTTCACCGTGCCCGAACTGCCCGAGTCCGCCTGGGGCGGCGGGCTGCTGCCGGGCACCGCCGTCGCACCGCTGCGGACCTGGCTCGTCCAGCAGGCGACCGACCAGGGAGCCCGGCACCAGGCCATGGCGCGCACCGCGCACGGGGTTCTCGACTCGCTGAGGTCCCGGATGCCCGAGCTGGCGAGCGCGGCGGCCCAGCAGTACTCCGCCGCCCTCCGGCTCACCGCCGCCGTCGACACCGCGTACGACAGCGAGCACGCGCGCGTGAAGGGGCGCCTGCAGTCGGGGGCCGTGCTCGCGGGCGACGCCCTCAAGCGGTGGCGCAGCTATCCGCTCGACTGCACCCCCGGCGAACTGCTCGACGCCCTCGTCGAAAGCCTCGGCACCCTGGTGCTGTGCGCCGTCACCGCCGCCGACGAGCGGATCGGCGAGGCCTGGGGCCGCGAACCGGCCGCGGTGGCCGCCGGACTGACGGAACGTGACGCGACGCGGGAGGGCGTCGAGCACCGGATCGGGATGACCGTACGACGCTGGCGGCGCGTCCTCGAGGAGTACGCCGAGGAAGAGGTGCGCGACCTCGACCGAAGCGTCGCGCCGGACGTGGAGGTGGTGGCCGCCCTGGGCGCCACAGCGCTGCTGGGCGGCCGACGGGCCCGGTCCGCGGGGGAGGGGCTCGCCGAACGGATCGGGGCGCACGGCGCGCTACGGCTCCGCGACCGCGGCGGACGGCTGCTCACCGAGTACCTCGACCGGGCCCTCGACGCCGAGCGCGACCGCCACCTCGCCCCGCTCGACGCACTCGACGTACACCCCGGACCACAGGCCGAACTCATCGCCGCCCTGTCCGTACTGCAGAAGGAGAGGTGA
- a CDS encoding DEDDh family exonuclease: MSLASASFGLPATGDYARDWALVDVETSGLMPRRDRVLSVAVVTIGPDGEQTGEFSTLLDPGCDPGPVEVHGLTVERLRGAPTFDQVAGRIGAMLQDRVLVAHNAQFDYDFLAYEFARARMWLPVSQRLCTLALNRQVDPPTDDMKLGTLAAHYGVPQQRAHDALDDTRVLAGILRASLREAARLDLPLPLVSCPPRAESQFTPKPPKTPCAYRNPGRMAPGGPLLQGMKIAITGETAHARAELVGRAVAAGLNMMTSVSRHTSVLVTNEPASRSAKARRAAAEGVPVIDEHTFLRLLADVRPGTVHEATTASAVIAPVEEPAVAAAQAAEPESTTAPAPNVPVLPPSSPGATVPAPRQPGDSAGTLAAGTSAKPLTNRRVLVLGGAHADAAAARTRVVELGGSAAVNLSASVTDVVLLAAGEKDRRMSRITALELPLHDADWLTSPTATDPASAAVRPKEPHVMPRGGVIDLPIPNGRPAPEWYVTASWAPQADCEIDVVAFILDEDEQVTFDEDFIFYGAPESPAGTVRLLTGGPAEQTIALDLASLPPATRKIVVAAAIDGATTFGTVGAIQIGAAPGNSGSPLTRATLDAATTERTMLLAEIYRRGPVWRLRAVGQGYDHGLDALARGYGVDIAG; encoded by the coding sequence ATGAGTCTCGCCTCCGCCTCCTTCGGCCTGCCCGCCACGGGCGACTACGCCCGCGACTGGGCCCTGGTCGATGTGGAGACCTCCGGGCTCATGCCCCGGAGGGACCGGGTGCTGTCCGTCGCGGTGGTGACGATCGGGCCGGACGGCGAGCAGACCGGGGAGTTCTCCACTCTGCTCGACCCGGGATGCGACCCGGGACCGGTGGAGGTGCACGGGCTGACCGTCGAGCGGCTGCGGGGTGCCCCTACCTTCGACCAGGTCGCCGGGCGGATCGGAGCGATGCTCCAGGACCGCGTCCTGGTCGCCCACAACGCTCAGTTCGACTACGACTTCCTGGCCTACGAGTTCGCCCGTGCCCGGATGTGGCTTCCGGTGTCCCAGCGGCTCTGCACCTTGGCTTTAAATCGTCAGGTGGACCCGCCGACGGACGACATGAAACTGGGCACGCTGGCCGCCCACTACGGGGTACCGCAGCAGCGCGCGCACGACGCGCTGGACGACACCCGGGTGCTTGCCGGGATCCTGCGGGCTTCGCTGCGCGAGGCGGCGCGGCTCGATCTGCCCTTGCCGCTGGTCAGCTGCCCACCGCGGGCGGAATCGCAGTTCACCCCGAAGCCGCCCAAGACACCGTGCGCCTACCGCAATCCGGGGCGCATGGCTCCCGGCGGGCCACTGCTGCAGGGGATGAAGATCGCGATAACCGGTGAGACCGCGCACGCGCGGGCGGAGCTGGTCGGGCGGGCTGTCGCCGCAGGACTGAACATGATGACCTCCGTGAGTCGGCACACCAGCGTGCTCGTCACCAACGAGCCGGCGTCCCGATCCGCGAAGGCCCGACGCGCAGCCGCCGAGGGCGTGCCGGTCATCGACGAGCACACCTTTCTGCGACTGCTGGCCGACGTGCGGCCCGGGACGGTGCATGAGGCGACAACGGCTTCCGCCGTGATCGCGCCGGTGGAAGAGCCGGCAGTGGCAGCAGCTCAGGCCGCCGAACCCGAATCCACCACAGCGCCTGCCCCGAACGTACCTGTCCTGCCGCCGTCCTCCCCCGGCGCGACCGTCCCCGCTCCGCGCCAACCGGGCGACTCGGCCGGCACCTTGGCGGCCGGCACCTCGGCCAAGCCGCTGACGAACCGCCGGGTGCTGGTGCTCGGCGGTGCTCATGCCGATGCCGCCGCGGCTCGTACCCGCGTCGTCGAGCTGGGCGGATCCGCAGCGGTCAACCTGTCCGCCAGTGTCACCGACGTCGTGCTTCTCGCTGCCGGTGAGAAGGACCGCCGTATGAGCCGTATCACCGCCCTCGAACTCCCCCTGCACGACGCGGATTGGCTCACTTCCCCGACCGCCACCGACCCTGCCTCGGCGGCTGTCCGGCCGAAGGAGCCGCACGTGATGCCGAGGGGCGGCGTCATCGACCTGCCCATCCCGAACGGCAGACCCGCGCCCGAGTGGTACGTCACCGCCAGTTGGGCTCCGCAGGCCGACTGCGAGATCGACGTCGTCGCCTTCATCCTCGACGAGGACGAACAGGTCACCTTCGACGAGGACTTCATCTTCTACGGCGCCCCGGAGAGCCCTGCCGGGACGGTGCGGCTGCTGACCGGCGGCCCGGCGGAACAGACCATCGCCCTCGACCTGGCATCCCTGCCACCCGCGACGCGCAAAATCGTCGTCGCCGCGGCCATCGACGGCGCGACCACCTTCGGGACGGTCGGCGCGATCCAGATCGGGGCGGCTCCCGGCAACAGCGGATCGCCCCTCACCCGGGCCACCCTGGACGCCGCGACAACCGAACGCACCATGCTCCTCGCGGAGATCTACCGCAGGGGCCCGGTCTGGCGCCTGCGCGCCGTAGGCCAGGGCTACGACCACGGCCTCGACGCCCTCGCACGCGGTTACGGGGTCGACATCGCCGGCTGA
- a CDS encoding RICIN domain-containing protein, whose product MSPGTSSDRSSTRGRRPRRTTAVLLLTLLAAVAALLIPASAAQAATTVTFTTGAARTDTSGNTLQLHGMGIIKVGDTWYGFGENKTGVTSSNTSFQAIACYSSTDLANWTYRGDALSLQSSGDLGPSRVVERPKVIYNATTQKYVMYVHIDSLTYSEAKVGVATSSTPCGPYDYRGSSRPLGQLSRDIGLFQDTDGTAYLLSEDRNNGLRVNLLSSDYLTPVSTVAILGSGGSANSFESPAMIKANGIYYLLASHLTGWSLNDNVYSTATSVSGTWSAMRNFAAPGTKTYGSQTANIITVAGTSGTTYIYAGDRWNASDLGASQLIWLPLTIRGTTVNLGQYPTWSLDVQAGTWTPNSGVPGAGAHTLTNSGSSLRLGVTGASTATDAKIIQATATSGTDQQWTVTKVADNIYTLKNVKSGLCLDVPSKSTAENRQLIQWTCNGGTNQQFFFDLVGSYTGSVYMLVAVHSGLNLGVLNNATTTGAAVVQLTGTGATSQKWTVG is encoded by the coding sequence ATGTCCCCAGGAACGTCTTCCGACCGGAGCAGCACCCGCGGACGCAGACCACGGCGCACGACCGCCGTCCTGCTCCTGACCCTGCTGGCGGCTGTCGCCGCGCTCCTGATACCCGCCTCGGCCGCCCAGGCCGCCACCACCGTGACCTTCACGACCGGCGCGGCACGGACCGACACCAGCGGCAACACCCTGCAACTCCACGGCATGGGCATCATCAAGGTCGGTGACACCTGGTACGGCTTCGGCGAGAACAAGACGGGCGTGACCTCGTCCAACACGTCCTTCCAGGCCATCGCCTGCTACAGCTCGACCGACCTGGCGAACTGGACGTACCGGGGCGACGCGCTGTCCCTGCAGAGCAGCGGTGACCTCGGCCCGTCCCGGGTGGTCGAGCGGCCGAAGGTGATCTACAACGCCACCACCCAGAAGTACGTGATGTACGTGCACATCGACAGCCTCACCTACTCCGAGGCCAAGGTCGGTGTCGCCACCAGCAGCACGCCCTGCGGCCCCTACGACTATCGGGGCAGCTCCCGCCCGCTGGGCCAACTGAGCCGTGACATCGGCCTGTTCCAGGACACCGACGGCACCGCCTACCTGCTGTCGGAGGACCGCAACAACGGCCTGCGCGTCAACCTGCTCTCCAGCGACTACCTCACCCCGGTGAGCACGGTCGCCATCCTGGGCAGCGGCGGCAGCGCCAACAGCTTCGAGTCACCCGCGATGATCAAAGCCAACGGGATCTACTACCTGCTGGCCTCGCATCTGACCGGCTGGAGTCTGAACGACAACGTCTACTCCACCGCCACCTCCGTCAGCGGCACCTGGTCGGCGATGAGGAACTTCGCCGCCCCGGGCACCAAGACCTACGGCAGCCAGACCGCCAACATCATCACGGTGGCCGGCACCTCCGGTACGACGTACATCTACGCTGGTGACCGCTGGAACGCCTCCGACCTCGGCGCGTCCCAGCTCATCTGGCTGCCCCTGACCATCAGGGGCACGACGGTGAACCTCGGCCAGTACCCGACCTGGTCACTGGATGTCCAGGCAGGCACCTGGACGCCGAACAGCGGCGTGCCGGGTGCGGGGGCCCACACCCTGACGAACTCGGGCAGTTCCCTGCGGCTCGGCGTCACCGGCGCCTCCACCGCCACCGACGCCAAGATCATCCAGGCGACAGCCACGAGCGGGACGGACCAGCAGTGGACCGTCACCAAGGTCGCGGACAACATCTACACGCTGAAGAACGTCAAGAGCGGGCTGTGCCTGGACGTGCCCAGCAAGTCGACCGCCGAGAACCGCCAGCTCATCCAGTGGACCTGCAACGGCGGCACCAACCAGCAGTTCTTCTTCGACCTGGTCGGCAGTTACACCGGCAGTGTCTACATGCTGGTGGCCGTGCACAGCGGGCTGAACCTCGGGGTGCTGAACAACGCGACGACGACCGGAGCGGCGGTCGTCCAGCTCACGGGCACGGGTGCGACAAGCCAGAAGTGGACCGTCGGGTGA
- a CDS encoding DUF2087 domain-containing protein has product MGSLTGDRRLASGRRGRSVAQRGRGVNGVEKRAEVRDASPRTERAQQAERDSETERTDGTERTDGTGQTDGTGQVDGTGQADGTEQSDPVLRTFVRDGRLVRLPARWQRKLVVLRYVAERTFEPGVEYPERAVDEKLRAWCEGAPLDHVTLRRYLVDLGHLRRQFGFYWVPEGRSAA; this is encoded by the coding sequence ATCGGTTCGCTCACGGGAGACCGACGGCTAGCCTCCGGACGACGGGGACGGTCAGTCGCACAGCGGGGCAGAGGAGTGAACGGCGTGGAGAAGCGGGCCGAAGTACGGGACGCGAGTCCTCGGACCGAACGGGCCCAACAGGCCGAGCGGGACTCCGAGACGGAACGGACCGATGGCACGGAACGGACCGATGGCACGGGGCAGACCGATGGCACGGGGCAGGTCGACGGCACGGGGCAGGCCGACGGGACCGAGCAATCCGATCCCGTGCTCCGGACCTTCGTGCGCGACGGGCGTCTCGTCCGGCTGCCCGCCCGGTGGCAGCGGAAGCTGGTCGTGCTGCGGTACGTCGCCGAGCGGACGTTCGAGCCGGGCGTCGAGTACCCCGAACGGGCCGTCGACGAGAAGCTGCGCGCCTGGTGCGAGGGCGCACCGCTGGACCATGTGACGCTGCGCCGGTACCTGGTGGATCTGGGGCATCTACGGCGGCAGTTCGGGTTCTACTGGGTACCTGAGGGCCGATCTGCGGCGTAG
- a CDS encoding chaplin, translating into MSRIAKAAVVTLGTSAVVLSGAGLAAADAGAEGKAVGSPGVLSGNVVQAPVHVPVNLCGNTIDVVGLLNPAFGNVCVNKSHDDHKGNPGPSGYGH; encoded by the coding sequence ATGTCTCGCATCGCGAAGGCAGCCGTCGTCACGCTCGGCACGTCCGCTGTCGTGCTCAGCGGCGCCGGCCTGGCCGCGGCGGACGCCGGCGCCGAGGGCAAGGCCGTCGGTTCCCCGGGTGTCCTGTCGGGCAACGTCGTCCAGGCCCCCGTCCACGTGCCGGTCAACCTGTGCGGGAACACGATCGACGTCGTCGGCCTGCTGAACCCGGCCTTCGGCAACGTCTGCGTCAACAAGAGCCACGACGACCACAAGGGCAACCCCGGCCCGTCCGGCTACGGCCACTGA
- a CDS encoding tyrosinase family protein, whose amino-acid sequence MAYTRKDVSTLTRAERRRFVGALLELKQRGEYDEFVRMHIDHYVSDGDGGLRTAHMTPSFLPWHRRFVLELEKALRRIDDSVTVPYWDWTRDRTTTSVPWTADLLGGNGRRSDHRVMTGPFAYGTGGWTITEGLTDVEYLTRDFGYPRNPVALPTARDLEAALADPVYDKAPWNSVTRGGFRNRLEGWGQGTGNGSWLNHNRVHRWVGGHMVGGASVNDPVFWLHHAFVDLQWTRWQRRHRGARYLPAKPPGRGDSQRGRIVARDERMPPWNVTPGAMEEIGSVYRYA is encoded by the coding sequence ATGGCCTACACCCGTAAGGACGTCAGCACGCTCACGCGCGCGGAGCGGCGGCGGTTCGTCGGCGCGCTGCTGGAGCTCAAACAGCGCGGCGAGTACGACGAGTTCGTGCGGATGCACATCGACCACTACGTCTCCGACGGCGACGGCGGTCTGCGTACGGCCCACATGACGCCCTCCTTCCTGCCCTGGCACCGCCGGTTCGTGCTGGAGCTGGAGAAGGCGCTGCGCCGGATCGACGACTCGGTGACCGTGCCGTACTGGGACTGGACCCGGGACCGTACGACGACGTCGGTGCCCTGGACGGCGGACCTGCTCGGCGGCAACGGGCGGCGTTCCGACCACCGGGTGATGACCGGCCCCTTCGCGTACGGCACCGGCGGGTGGACCATCACGGAGGGGCTCACGGACGTCGAGTACCTCACCCGGGACTTCGGCTATCCCCGCAACCCCGTCGCCCTGCCCACCGCCCGTGACCTGGAGGCGGCCCTCGCCGATCCGGTCTACGACAAGGCGCCCTGGAACTCGGTCACCCGCGGGGGCTTCCGCAACCGGCTCGAAGGGTGGGGTCAGGGGACCGGCAACGGCTCGTGGCTCAACCACAATCGCGTGCACCGGTGGGTCGGCGGGCACATGGTCGGGGGCGCCTCCGTCAACGACCCCGTCTTCTGGCTGCACCACGCCTTCGTCGACCTCCAGTGGACGCGCTGGCAACGGCGCCACCGGGGCGCGCGCTACCTGCCGGCCAAGCCGCCGGGGAGGGGTGACTCCCAGCGGGGACGGATCGTCGCGCGGGACGAGCGGATGCCGCCCTGGAACGTGACTCCGGGCGCGATGGAGGAGATCGGGAGCGTGTATCGGTACGCGTGA
- a CDS encoding tyrosinase cofactor — MLVVSRVTVDPDGGRSRTRRNALRALGVSAVALAVAPVVAAAWPRRSERPEEADFDETYRGRRIQGVPADAGRAAYLGARTPGPGAWDVTVDGRPLHLMRRADGTYLSMIDHYRSYPTALEATRAAVDELGVTQRLRVRDVAEGAVGHGLHP, encoded by the coding sequence GTGTTGGTCGTCAGCAGAGTGACGGTGGACCCCGACGGCGGCCGGAGCAGAACGCGCCGCAACGCGCTGCGTGCCCTGGGCGTGTCGGCCGTCGCCCTGGCCGTGGCCCCCGTCGTCGCCGCCGCGTGGCCCCGCCGGTCGGAGCGACCCGAGGAGGCCGACTTCGACGAGACGTACCGGGGCCGTCGTATCCAGGGCGTCCCGGCCGACGCGGGCCGGGCGGCCTACCTGGGCGCCCGGACGCCCGGCCCCGGCGCGTGGGACGTCACCGTCGACGGGCGCCCGCTGCACCTCATGCGCCGAGCGGACGGCACGTACCTGAGCATGATCGACCACTACCGTTCGTACCCGACGGCGCTGGAGGCGACCCGCGCCGCCGTCGACGAACTCGGAGTCACCCAGCGCCTGCGCGTACGGGACGTGGCGGAGGGGGCGGTCGGCCATGGCCTACACCCGTAA
- a CDS encoding vitamin K epoxide reductase family protein produces the protein MAAPAGRAAGTAGGSRAFAILLLITGAAGLLASWVITLDKFKLLEDPNFTPGCSLNPVVSCGNIMKSDQASAFGFPNPMLGLVAYGIVVCVGMSLLAGAAFPRWYWLTFEAGALFGVGFVTWLQFESLYRINSLCLWCCLAWIATIVLFWYLTSFDIRNGFLPAPAWLSGFLGEFTWVLPVVHLGVIGMLILTRWWDFWTS, from the coding sequence ATGGCCGCCCCGGCAGGACGCGCGGCGGGTACGGCGGGCGGCAGCCGTGCCTTCGCGATCCTGCTGCTGATCACCGGCGCGGCCGGGCTGCTCGCCTCCTGGGTCATCACGCTCGACAAGTTCAAGCTGCTGGAGGACCCGAACTTCACCCCCGGGTGCAGCCTCAACCCGGTGGTCTCCTGCGGCAACATCATGAAGAGCGACCAGGCGTCCGCCTTCGGGTTCCCCAACCCGATGCTCGGCCTGGTGGCCTACGGCATCGTCGTCTGCGTCGGCATGAGCCTGCTGGCCGGGGCGGCCTTTCCGCGCTGGTACTGGCTGACCTTCGAGGCGGGGGCGCTGTTCGGGGTCGGTTTCGTGACCTGGCTGCAGTTCGAGTCGCTGTACCGGATCAATTCGCTCTGTCTGTGGTGCTGCCTGGCGTGGATCGCCACGATCGTCCTCTTCTGGTACCTGACCTCGTTCGACATCCGCAACGGTTTCCTGCCCGCGCCGGCCTGGCTGAGCGGCTTTCTCGGCGAATTCACGTGGGTGCTTCCGGTGGTGCACCTCGGAGTGATCGGAATGCTCATCCTGACCCGTTGGTGGGACTTCTGGACAAGCTGA
- a CDS encoding DUF5949 family protein: MTSTSAETRPFHPADLGTLVVMAWSGEAPDGDMPYLLAYTLGDGRSGPEGSSAAVTDLLTGLGLSIGEKVVDGSANPSLPVTLLVEAGQAVVTMPQLNAQCPAPPEWLAAVGRRGFAYLLFATRPWPEAQPGMPVEPEALAAFAGDTETLTSAAHVLLPARSLRG; the protein is encoded by the coding sequence GTGACTTCAACTTCCGCTGAAACCCGCCCTTTCCACCCCGCCGACCTCGGCACGCTCGTCGTCATGGCGTGGAGCGGTGAAGCCCCCGACGGGGACATGCCCTATCTGCTCGCCTACACCCTGGGCGACGGCCGCAGCGGCCCGGAGGGCTCCTCGGCCGCCGTGACGGATCTGCTGACGGGTCTCGGTCTGTCGATCGGCGAGAAGGTCGTCGACGGCTCCGCGAACCCCAGCCTGCCGGTCACCCTGCTCGTCGAGGCGGGCCAGGCCGTCGTCACCATGCCGCAGCTCAACGCCCAGTGTCCGGCACCGCCGGAGTGGCTCGCCGCCGTCGGCCGACGCGGCTTCGCCTACCTGCTCTTCGCGACCCGCCCCTGGCCCGAGGCCCAGCCCGGCATGCCTGTCGAGCCCGAGGCCCTCGCCGCCTTCGCGGGCGACACCGAGACGCTGACCAGCGCGGCGCACGTCCTCCTGCCGGCCCGTAGCCTGCGCGGCTGA
- a CDS encoding chaplin, with protein sequence MSRIAKGLALTSVAAAAVAGTAGVATADSEAKGFAAHSPGVLSGNVVQAPVHVPVNVCGNTVNIIGLLNPAFGNKCFND encoded by the coding sequence ATGTCGCGTATCGCGAAGGGCCTGGCCCTGACCTCCGTTGCTGCCGCGGCCGTGGCGGGCACCGCCGGCGTCGCCACCGCCGACAGCGAGGCGAAGGGCTTCGCCGCCCACTCCCCGGGCGTGCTGTCGGGCAACGTCGTGCAGGCTCCGGTCCACGTGCCGGTCAACGTGTGCGGGAACACCGTCAACATCATCGGTCTGCTGAACCCCGCGTTCGGCAACAAGTGCTTCAACGACTGA